A genomic stretch from Microtus pennsylvanicus isolate mMicPen1 chromosome 11, mMicPen1.hap1, whole genome shotgun sequence includes:
- the Naglu gene encoding alpha-N-acetylglucosaminidase isoform X3 — translation MNTSPVRPSWPGNAWEICTPGVAPCPAPGISSKSTCRVFPQVNVTQLGSWGHFNCSYSCSFLLAPGDPVFPLIGSLFLRELTKEFGTDHIYGADTFNEMQPPSPEPSYLTAATAAVYEAMIAVDPDAMWLLQGWLFQHQPQFWGPAQVKAVLEAVPRGRLLVLDLFAESQPVYLHTASFHGQPFIWCMLHNFGGNHGLFGTLEAVNQGPRAARLFPNSTMVGTGIVPEGIGQNEVVYALMAELGWRKDPVPDLVAWVSGFASRRYGISQPDVGAAWRLLLRSVYNCSGQTCSGHNRSPLVKRPSLRMNTTVWYNRSDVFEAWRLLLAAAPNLTASPAFRYDLLDVTRQAVQELVSLCYEEARTAYLKGELDLLLRAGGLLAYKLLPALDELLASDSRFLLGSWLDQARAVAVSEAEAQFYDQNSRYQLTLWGPEGNILDYANKQLAGLVADYYQPRWGLFVETLAQSLARGVPFQQHEFEKNVFPLEQAFVINRKRYPSQPQGDTVDLAKKIFLRYHPQAGSL, via the exons ATGAATACTTCACCGGTCCGGCCTTCCTGGCCTGGGAACGCATGGGAAATCTGCACACCTGGGGTGGCCCCCTGCCCCGCTCCTGGCATCTCAAGCAAGTCTACCTGCAG GGTGTTCCCACAGGTCAACGTCACCCAGTTAGGCAGCTGGGGACACTTCAATTGCTCCTACTCGTGCTCCTTCCTTCTGGCTCCAGGGGACCCCGTATTCCCCCTCATCGGGAGCCTCTTCCTGCGGGAGCTGACCAAAGAGTTTGGCACAGATCACATCTACGGGGCTGACACCTTCAACGAGATGCAGCCACCCTCTCCAGAGCCTTCCTACCTCACCGCAGCCACTGCAGCTGTCTATGAGGCCATGATTGCAG TGGACCCCGATGCTATGTGGCTGCTCCAAGGTTGGCTTTTCCAGCATCAGCCCCAGTTCTGGGGCCCTGCTCAGGTCAAGGCTGTGCTGGAGGCTGTGCCCCGCGGTCGTCTCCTGGTTCTGGACCTGTTTGCCGAGAGCCAGCCAGTTTACCTCCACACCGCCTCCTTCCACGGCCAGCCCTTCATCTGGTGCATGCTCCACAACTTTGGGGGCAACCATGGCCTGTTTGGAACCCTGGAGGCTGTGAACCAAGGCCCCAGGGCAGCCCGCCTCTTCCCCAACTCCACCATGGTTGGCACTGGCATAGTCCCTGAGGGCATTGGCCAGAATGAAGTAGTCTATGCTCTCATGGCCGAACTGGGCTGGCGCAAGGACCCTGTGCCAGATTTGGTGGCCTGGGTGAGCGGCTTTGCCAGTCGCCGATATGGGATCTCCCAACCGGATGTGGGGGCAGCCTGGAGACTCCTTCTTAGGAGTGTCTACAACTGCTCTGGGCAAACCTGCAGTGGGCACAATCGGAGCCCGCTGGTCAAGCGGCCATCCCTACGGATGAATACCACCGTCTGGTACAACCGATCAGATGTATTTGAGGCTTGGCGACTGCTGCTGGCTGCGGCTCCCAACCTGACCGCCAGTCCAGCCTTCCGCTATGACCTGCTGGATGTCACCAGGCAAGCAGTGCAAGAGCTGGTCAGTCTGTGCTATGAGGAGGCCAGGACCGCCTACCTGAAGGGGGAGCTTGATCTCCTGCTCAGGGCTGGAGGCCTTCTGGCCTATAAGCTCCTGCCTGCCCTGGATGAGCTGCTGGCCAGTGACAGCCGCTTCCTGCTGGGCAGCTGGTTGGATCAGGCCCGGGCAGTGGCTGTGAGTGAAGCCGAGGCCCAGTTTTATGACCAAAACAGCCGCTACCAGCTGACCCTGTGGGGGCCTGAGGGTAACATTCTAGACTACGCCAATAAGCAGCTGGCAGGACTGGTGGCTGACTACTACCAGCCGCGCTGGGGTCTCTTCGTGGAAACTCTGGCTCAGAGCCTAGCCAGAGGAGTCCCCTTCCAACAGCACGAGTTTGAGAAGAATGTCTTCCCACTGGAGCAGGCCTTCGTTATCAATAGGAAGAGATACCCCAGTCAGCCCCAAGGGGACACCGTGGACCTAGCCAAGAAGATCTTCCTCAGATATCACCCCCAGGCAGGCTCTTTGTGA
- the Naglu gene encoding alpha-N-acetylglucosaminidase isoform X2: MGNLHTWGGPLPRSWHLKQVYLQHRILDRMRSFGMIPVLPAFAGHVPKAITRVFPQVNVTQLGSWGHFNCSYSCSFLLAPGDPVFPLIGSLFLRELTKEFGTDHIYGADTFNEMQPPSPEPSYLTAATAAVYEAMIAVDPDAMWLLQGWLFQHQPQFWGPAQVKAVLEAVPRGRLLVLDLFAESQPVYLHTASFHGQPFIWCMLHNFGGNHGLFGTLEAVNQGPRAARLFPNSTMVGTGIVPEGIGQNEVVYALMAELGWRKDPVPDLVAWVSGFASRRYGISQPDVGAAWRLLLRSVYNCSGQTCSGHNRSPLVKRPSLRMNTTVWYNRSDVFEAWRLLLAAAPNLTASPAFRYDLLDVTRQAVQELVSLCYEEARTAYLKGELDLLLRAGGLLAYKLLPALDELLASDSRFLLGSWLDQARAVAVSEAEAQFYDQNSRYQLTLWGPEGNILDYANKQLAGLVADYYQPRWGLFVETLAQSLARGVPFQQHEFEKNVFPLEQAFVINRKRYPSQPQGDTVDLAKKIFLRYHPQAGSL, translated from the exons ATGGGAAATCTGCACACCTGGGGTGGCCCCCTGCCCCGCTCCTGGCATCTCAAGCAAGTCTACCTGCAG CATCGGATCCTGGACCGGATGCGCTCCTTTGGCATGATCCCAGTACTGCCTGCCTTCGCAGGACACGTCCCCAAGGCCATTACCAG GGTGTTCCCACAGGTCAACGTCACCCAGTTAGGCAGCTGGGGACACTTCAATTGCTCCTACTCGTGCTCCTTCCTTCTGGCTCCAGGGGACCCCGTATTCCCCCTCATCGGGAGCCTCTTCCTGCGGGAGCTGACCAAAGAGTTTGGCACAGATCACATCTACGGGGCTGACACCTTCAACGAGATGCAGCCACCCTCTCCAGAGCCTTCCTACCTCACCGCAGCCACTGCAGCTGTCTATGAGGCCATGATTGCAG TGGACCCCGATGCTATGTGGCTGCTCCAAGGTTGGCTTTTCCAGCATCAGCCCCAGTTCTGGGGCCCTGCTCAGGTCAAGGCTGTGCTGGAGGCTGTGCCCCGCGGTCGTCTCCTGGTTCTGGACCTGTTTGCCGAGAGCCAGCCAGTTTACCTCCACACCGCCTCCTTCCACGGCCAGCCCTTCATCTGGTGCATGCTCCACAACTTTGGGGGCAACCATGGCCTGTTTGGAACCCTGGAGGCTGTGAACCAAGGCCCCAGGGCAGCCCGCCTCTTCCCCAACTCCACCATGGTTGGCACTGGCATAGTCCCTGAGGGCATTGGCCAGAATGAAGTAGTCTATGCTCTCATGGCCGAACTGGGCTGGCGCAAGGACCCTGTGCCAGATTTGGTGGCCTGGGTGAGCGGCTTTGCCAGTCGCCGATATGGGATCTCCCAACCGGATGTGGGGGCAGCCTGGAGACTCCTTCTTAGGAGTGTCTACAACTGCTCTGGGCAAACCTGCAGTGGGCACAATCGGAGCCCGCTGGTCAAGCGGCCATCCCTACGGATGAATACCACCGTCTGGTACAACCGATCAGATGTATTTGAGGCTTGGCGACTGCTGCTGGCTGCGGCTCCCAACCTGACCGCCAGTCCAGCCTTCCGCTATGACCTGCTGGATGTCACCAGGCAAGCAGTGCAAGAGCTGGTCAGTCTGTGCTATGAGGAGGCCAGGACCGCCTACCTGAAGGGGGAGCTTGATCTCCTGCTCAGGGCTGGAGGCCTTCTGGCCTATAAGCTCCTGCCTGCCCTGGATGAGCTGCTGGCCAGTGACAGCCGCTTCCTGCTGGGCAGCTGGTTGGATCAGGCCCGGGCAGTGGCTGTGAGTGAAGCCGAGGCCCAGTTTTATGACCAAAACAGCCGCTACCAGCTGACCCTGTGGGGGCCTGAGGGTAACATTCTAGACTACGCCAATAAGCAGCTGGCAGGACTGGTGGCTGACTACTACCAGCCGCGCTGGGGTCTCTTCGTGGAAACTCTGGCTCAGAGCCTAGCCAGAGGAGTCCCCTTCCAACAGCACGAGTTTGAGAAGAATGTCTTCCCACTGGAGCAGGCCTTCGTTATCAATAGGAAGAGATACCCCAGTCAGCCCCAAGGGGACACCGTGGACCTAGCCAAGAAGATCTTCCTCAGATATCACCCCCAGGCAGGCTCTTTGTGA
- the Hsd17b1 gene encoding 17-beta-hydroxysteroid dehydrogenase type 1: protein MDRTVVLITGCSSGIGLHLAVRLASDQSQSFKVYATLRDLKTQGPLLEAARARGCPPGSLETLELDVRDAKSVAAAQARVTEGRVDVLVCNAGRGLFGPLEAHELDAVGAVLDVNVVGTVRMLQAFLPDMKRRHSGRVLVTASVGGLMGLPFHEVYCASKFALEGLCESLAILLPLFGIHVSLIECGPVHTAFFEKLEGGPGGALERADAQTRHLFTHYQRSYEQALSEAQDPEEVTELFLTALRAPRPALRYFSTHRFLPLTRLRTEDPSGNSYVTAMHREAFADLQAQEGSETGARVPGDLDAASSALICLSGCATPQVASELCWPALDKPGQNKPCYQQKN, encoded by the exons ATGGACCGCACAGTAGTGCTGATTACCGGCTGCTCCTCTGGAATCGGCCTGCACTTGGCTGTTCGTTTAGCTTCTGACCAGTCCCAGAGCTTCAAAG TATATGCCACACTGAGGGACCTGAAGACTCAGGGACCACTGTTGGAGGCAGCCCGGGCTCGAGGATGCCCTCCTGGCTCCCTGGAGACGCTGGAATTGGATGTCAGGGATGCAAAATCTGTGGCCGCTGCCCAGGCTCGTGTGACCGAGGGTCGTGTGGACGTGCTGG tgTGTAATGCCGGCCGGGGCCTATTCGGGCCGCTGGAGGCGCATGAGCTGGACGCGGTGGGTGCTGTGCTGGACGTGAATGTGGTTGGGACAGTTCGGATGCTGCAGGCCTTTCTGCCGGACATGAAGAGGCGCCACTCCGGGCGTGTGTTAGTGACTGCGAGTGTAGGAGGCTTGATGG GGCTGCCGTTCCACGAAGTTTACTGCGCCAGCAAGTTTGCGCTCGAGGGTTTGTGCGAGAGTCTAGCGATCCTGCTGCCGCTCTTTGGAATCCA CGTGAGCCTCATCGAGTGCGGGCCAGTGCACACAGCCTTCTTTGAGAAGCTAGAGGGTGGTCCCGGCGGGGCTCTGGAGCGTGCAGATGCCCAGACCCGCCACCTCTTCACGCATTACCAGCGTAGCTATGAGCAAGCTCTGAGCGAGGCACAGGACCCAGAGGAGGTGACAGAG CTCTTTCTGACCGCGCTGCGAGCCCCGCGGCCAGCCCTGCGTTACTTCTCCACCCACCGCTTCCTGCCCCTGACTCGGTTGCGCACAGAGGATCCCAGCGGCAACAGCTACGTCACTGCCATGCACCGCGAGGCCTTCGCTGACCTCCAGGCGCAGGAAGGCTCCGAGACAGGGGCCAGAGTCCCGGGGGACCTGGACGCGGCCTCCAGCGCCCTCATTTGCCTCTCTGGGTGCGCGACCCCTCAGGTGGCATCTGAATTGTGCTGGCCTGCATTGGATAAGCCGGGTCAGAACAAACCATGCTACCAGCAAAAGAACTAA
- the Naglu gene encoding alpha-N-acetylglucosaminidase isoform X1, which translates to MEAAVLAVALGFLLLAGDSVGDEVREAEAVRELVARLLGPGPAADFLVSVDRALAAESGLDTYSLSGGGGAPVRVRGSTGVAAAAGLHRYLRDFCGCQVAWSGSQLHLPRPLPAVHDELTEATPNRYRYYQNVCTHSYSFVWWDWARWEQEIDWMALNGINLALAWSGQEAIWQRVYLALGLTQSEIDEYFTGPAFLAWERMGNLHTWGGPLPRSWHLKQVYLQHRILDRMRSFGMIPVLPAFAGHVPKAITRVFPQVNVTQLGSWGHFNCSYSCSFLLAPGDPVFPLIGSLFLRELTKEFGTDHIYGADTFNEMQPPSPEPSYLTAATAAVYEAMIAVDPDAMWLLQGWLFQHQPQFWGPAQVKAVLEAVPRGRLLVLDLFAESQPVYLHTASFHGQPFIWCMLHNFGGNHGLFGTLEAVNQGPRAARLFPNSTMVGTGIVPEGIGQNEVVYALMAELGWRKDPVPDLVAWVSGFASRRYGISQPDVGAAWRLLLRSVYNCSGQTCSGHNRSPLVKRPSLRMNTTVWYNRSDVFEAWRLLLAAAPNLTASPAFRYDLLDVTRQAVQELVSLCYEEARTAYLKGELDLLLRAGGLLAYKLLPALDELLASDSRFLLGSWLDQARAVAVSEAEAQFYDQNSRYQLTLWGPEGNILDYANKQLAGLVADYYQPRWGLFVETLAQSLARGVPFQQHEFEKNVFPLEQAFVINRKRYPSQPQGDTVDLAKKIFLRYHPQAGSL; encoded by the exons ATGGAAGCTGCGGTGCTGGCCGTGGCTCTGGGGTTCCTACTCCTGGCCGGGGACTCAGTGGGTGACGAggttcgggaggcagaggccgtaCGGGAGCTGGTGGCCCGGTTGCTGGGACCCGGGCCAGCAGCCGATTTCTTAGTGTCCGTAGATCGCGCGCTGGCGGCTGAGTCGGGTCTGGACACCTACAgcctgagcggcggcggcggggcgcCGGTGCGTGTGCGCGGCTCCACGGGAGTGGCGGCCGCCGCGGGGCTGCACCGCTACCTGCGCGACTTCTGCGGCTGCCAGGTGGCCTGGTCCGGCTCTCAACTGCACCTGCCCCGGCCGCTGCCCGCTGTGCACGACGAGCTGACCGAGGCCACGCCCAACAG GTACCGCTATTACCAGAATGTGTGCACGCACAGCTACTCCTTCGTGTGGTGGGACTGGGCCCGTTGGGAGCAAGAGATTGACTGGATGGCGCTGAATGGCATCAACCTGGCTCTGGCTTGGAGTGGCCAGGAGGCCATCTGGCAGCGG GTATACCTGGCCTTGGGCCTGACCCAGTCAGAGATCGATGAATACTTCACCGGTCCGGCCTTCCTGGCCTGGGAACGCATGGGAAATCTGCACACCTGGGGTGGCCCCCTGCCCCGCTCCTGGCATCTCAAGCAAGTCTACCTGCAG CATCGGATCCTGGACCGGATGCGCTCCTTTGGCATGATCCCAGTACTGCCTGCCTTCGCAGGACACGTCCCCAAGGCCATTACCAG GGTGTTCCCACAGGTCAACGTCACCCAGTTAGGCAGCTGGGGACACTTCAATTGCTCCTACTCGTGCTCCTTCCTTCTGGCTCCAGGGGACCCCGTATTCCCCCTCATCGGGAGCCTCTTCCTGCGGGAGCTGACCAAAGAGTTTGGCACAGATCACATCTACGGGGCTGACACCTTCAACGAGATGCAGCCACCCTCTCCAGAGCCTTCCTACCTCACCGCAGCCACTGCAGCTGTCTATGAGGCCATGATTGCAG TGGACCCCGATGCTATGTGGCTGCTCCAAGGTTGGCTTTTCCAGCATCAGCCCCAGTTCTGGGGCCCTGCTCAGGTCAAGGCTGTGCTGGAGGCTGTGCCCCGCGGTCGTCTCCTGGTTCTGGACCTGTTTGCCGAGAGCCAGCCAGTTTACCTCCACACCGCCTCCTTCCACGGCCAGCCCTTCATCTGGTGCATGCTCCACAACTTTGGGGGCAACCATGGCCTGTTTGGAACCCTGGAGGCTGTGAACCAAGGCCCCAGGGCAGCCCGCCTCTTCCCCAACTCCACCATGGTTGGCACTGGCATAGTCCCTGAGGGCATTGGCCAGAATGAAGTAGTCTATGCTCTCATGGCCGAACTGGGCTGGCGCAAGGACCCTGTGCCAGATTTGGTGGCCTGGGTGAGCGGCTTTGCCAGTCGCCGATATGGGATCTCCCAACCGGATGTGGGGGCAGCCTGGAGACTCCTTCTTAGGAGTGTCTACAACTGCTCTGGGCAAACCTGCAGTGGGCACAATCGGAGCCCGCTGGTCAAGCGGCCATCCCTACGGATGAATACCACCGTCTGGTACAACCGATCAGATGTATTTGAGGCTTGGCGACTGCTGCTGGCTGCGGCTCCCAACCTGACCGCCAGTCCAGCCTTCCGCTATGACCTGCTGGATGTCACCAGGCAAGCAGTGCAAGAGCTGGTCAGTCTGTGCTATGAGGAGGCCAGGACCGCCTACCTGAAGGGGGAGCTTGATCTCCTGCTCAGGGCTGGAGGCCTTCTGGCCTATAAGCTCCTGCCTGCCCTGGATGAGCTGCTGGCCAGTGACAGCCGCTTCCTGCTGGGCAGCTGGTTGGATCAGGCCCGGGCAGTGGCTGTGAGTGAAGCCGAGGCCCAGTTTTATGACCAAAACAGCCGCTACCAGCTGACCCTGTGGGGGCCTGAGGGTAACATTCTAGACTACGCCAATAAGCAGCTGGCAGGACTGGTGGCTGACTACTACCAGCCGCGCTGGGGTCTCTTCGTGGAAACTCTGGCTCAGAGCCTAGCCAGAGGAGTCCCCTTCCAACAGCACGAGTTTGAGAAGAATGTCTTCCCACTGGAGCAGGCCTTCGTTATCAATAGGAAGAGATACCCCAGTCAGCCCCAAGGGGACACCGTGGACCTAGCCAAGAAGATCTTCCTCAGATATCACCCCCAGGCAGGCTCTTTGTGA